Within Novosphingobium resinovorum, the genomic segment ACGATCGTGATCGATACCCGCAACGACTATGAGGTAGCGGTGGGTACGTTCGCGCGGGCCATCGATCCGCACACGAAGACTTTCCGTGAGTTTCCAGAGTGGTTCCGTAGCGAGCGCGAGCGGCTGCTCGGGCAGGGCAAGGCGCCGAAAGTGGCGATGTTCTGCACCGGCGGCATTCGCTGCGAGAAGTCCACGGCCTTTCTCAAGCAGGAAGGCGTCGAGGACGTCTTTCACCTCAAGGGCGGCATCCTGAAGTATCTGGAGACCGTGCCGGAGGAGCAGAGCCTGTGGGAAGGCGAGTGCTTCGTTTTCGACCAGCGGGTGACCATCGGCCATGGGCTGGCACCGGGCAGCTATGAACTATGCCATGCCTGCCGCCGCCCGATCAGCGCCGAAGACCGGGCTTCGGAATTTTATGAGATTGGCGTCAGTTGCCCGGCCTGTCACGGTGAGCGTACCGAGGAACAGCGCGCCGCCTACC encodes:
- a CDS encoding rhodanese-related sulfurtransferase gives rise to the protein MEPLDTSAPRLRVAALYCFTRFDDPAALRAPLEALCHEHRIRGTLLLAGEGINGTIAGTDAGIDAIVAHVRGLPGCEGVDVKFSDAPHMPFHRMKVRLKREIVTMGQPDIDPLAIVGTYVEPQDWNALIADPDTIVIDTRNDYEVAVGTFARAIDPHTKTFREFPEWFRSERERLLGQGKAPKVAMFCTGGIRCEKSTAFLKQEGVEDVFHLKGGILKYLETVPEEQSLWEGECFVFDQRVTIGHGLAPGSYELCHACRRPISAEDRASEFYEIGVSCPACHGERTEEQRAAYRERERQEKLAARRGEAHVGAVYRGE